In the Leifsonia sp. 466MF genome, one interval contains:
- a CDS encoding ABC transporter ATP-binding protein, which translates to MSEPLLRISDLTVDYATDRPVRAVDGVSLEIHPGEIVGLAGESGCGKSTLAYTVTRLLQPPAQISGGSIEWRREDGGTTDILGLDGRELRAFRWQEISMVFQGAMNALNPVHRIGAQIEDVFVDHRAGLSRAERREHAAELLRTVGIPVDRLKSYPHELSGGMRQRVMIAMALALRPRLIIMDEPTTALDVVVQRNILEEIDRLRSEFGFAVLFITHDLGLLLEISDRVGVMLSGRLVEENTPQALLDGAGHEYTRHLLRSFPSLRGDVPLTGTRYVDIERGEEALA; encoded by the coding sequence ATGAGCGAACCGCTGCTGCGCATCAGCGACCTGACCGTCGACTACGCCACCGACCGCCCGGTGCGGGCCGTCGACGGCGTCTCGCTCGAGATCCACCCCGGCGAGATCGTCGGGCTGGCGGGAGAGTCGGGATGCGGGAAGTCGACCCTCGCGTACACCGTGACCCGGCTCCTGCAGCCTCCCGCCCAGATCAGCGGCGGCTCCATCGAGTGGCGCCGCGAAGACGGCGGGACGACCGACATCCTCGGTCTCGACGGCCGCGAGCTGCGCGCCTTCCGCTGGCAGGAGATCTCGATGGTCTTCCAGGGCGCCATGAACGCCCTCAACCCCGTCCACCGGATCGGGGCGCAGATCGAGGACGTCTTCGTCGACCACCGCGCGGGACTCAGCCGAGCGGAGCGTCGGGAGCACGCCGCCGAACTGCTCCGCACCGTCGGCATCCCGGTCGACCGGCTGAAGAGCTACCCGCACGAGCTGAGCGGCGGGATGCGGCAGCGCGTCATGATCGCCATGGCCCTCGCCCTGCGGCCCCGGCTGATCATCATGGACGAGCCGACGACCGCGCTCGACGTCGTCGTGCAGCGCAACATCCTGGAGGAGATCGACCGGCTGCGCAGCGAGTTCGGCTTCGCCGTGCTGTTCATCACCCACGACCTCGGTCTGCTGCTCGAGATCAGCGACCGGGTCGGCGTCATGCTGTCGGGGCGTCTGGTCGAGGAGAACACCCCGCAGGCGCTGCTCGACGGCGCCGGCCACGAATACACCCGGCACTTGCTGCGGTCGTTCCCCAGCCTCCGCGGCGACGTCCCGCTCACGGGCACACGCTATGTCGACATCGAACGAGGAGAGGAGGCGCTGGCATGA
- a CDS encoding Gfo/Idh/MocA family protein, whose translation MIRVGLLGSGFIADTYADALQDVRGAELVATYSRDLARAQAFAGKWGPIPRQYDDMAALCADPEIDLVVIALPNEVHVEAVRIAAAAGKGIVCTKPLARTGAEAAEILRIVRDAGVWHGYAESSVFSPNIAKAHQMVVAGAIGDPLTMRAREAHSGPHAPHFWDAETAGGGALLDMGCHTVESARHFFGKGNPVTEVFAWGATMAHADKTTGEDTAIALLKFAGGQLAQIESSWIEKGGMQLRHELVGTAGRLVTDTSHTPVWGFIENPAGYLVEKADAETGWVYPVPEEARAYGFSQEMRHFVERFAEGREPDETFDDGFVVNCILDACYASMRSGVWETVSLER comes from the coding sequence GTGATTCGAGTAGGACTCCTCGGTTCCGGCTTCATCGCCGACACGTACGCGGACGCCCTCCAAGACGTCCGCGGGGCCGAGCTCGTCGCCACCTACTCGCGCGACCTCGCCCGCGCTCAGGCCTTCGCCGGGAAGTGGGGCCCCATCCCGCGTCAGTACGACGACATGGCGGCCCTGTGCGCCGACCCGGAGATCGACCTCGTCGTCATCGCCCTCCCCAACGAGGTGCACGTCGAGGCGGTCCGCATCGCCGCGGCCGCGGGCAAGGGCATCGTGTGCACCAAGCCGCTCGCCCGCACCGGAGCAGAGGCGGCGGAGATCCTCCGTATCGTGCGCGACGCCGGTGTCTGGCACGGCTATGCGGAGAGCTCGGTCTTCTCGCCGAACATCGCGAAGGCCCACCAGATGGTCGTCGCCGGCGCCATCGGCGACCCGCTCACCATGCGGGCGCGGGAGGCGCACTCCGGCCCGCACGCCCCGCACTTCTGGGACGCCGAGACGGCCGGCGGTGGAGCCCTGCTCGACATGGGCTGCCACACCGTCGAGTCCGCACGCCACTTCTTCGGGAAGGGCAACCCGGTCACCGAGGTCTTCGCGTGGGGCGCGACGATGGCCCACGCGGATAAGACCACCGGAGAGGACACCGCCATCGCCCTCCTGAAGTTCGCGGGCGGTCAGCTGGCGCAGATCGAGTCGTCGTGGATCGAGAAGGGCGGGATGCAGCTGCGCCACGAGCTCGTCGGCACCGCCGGGCGCCTCGTCACCGACACGTCGCACACTCCGGTCTGGGGCTTCATCGAGAATCCCGCCGGTTACCTGGTCGAGAAGGCGGACGCCGAGACGGGATGGGTCTACCCGGTCCCGGAGGAGGCGCGCGCCTACGGGTTCAGCCAGGAGATGCGGCATTTCGTCGAGCGCTTCGCCGAGGGGCGGGAGCCGGACGAGACGTTCGACGACGGCTTCGTCGTCAACTGCATCCTCGACGCCTGCTACGCCTCGATGCGCTCGGGCGTCTGGGAGACGGTGAGCCTCGAGCGATGA
- a CDS encoding ABC transporter permease, translated as MSFTQQELADPELSGSEPDADDAAAARTGFLRAAGRSRRTDRRRTSRGWKFWVGIAICVFFALVALTAPLLVPNPNQSSPVGLQPPSAEHWFGTTNIGQDVFAQVYAGTTGSVVIGVVAGAITVVLSMLFGIGGAFLGGFWDNLSSLISNVFLVIPGLPLLIIVTDYVESRDIVVIAVVIALVSWAGAARVLRAQTLSVRSRDYVDAARVASESNWRIMLREILPNLMPIIASQFVFGALGAILAEAGLSFLGLGAPGGKSWGSILFFAQNAQAITLGAWWWFVPPGLCIAILGAALGLINFSIDERINPRLRTAAIAKRSRTAPKGAAA; from the coding sequence ATGAGCTTCACGCAGCAAGAACTCGCCGACCCGGAGCTGTCCGGTTCCGAGCCCGACGCCGACGACGCCGCGGCCGCCCGCACCGGGTTCCTCCGGGCCGCCGGCCGATCGCGCCGCACCGACCGGCGCCGCACCTCCCGCGGGTGGAAGTTCTGGGTCGGGATCGCGATCTGCGTCTTCTTCGCGCTGGTCGCCCTGACCGCTCCCCTCCTCGTCCCGAACCCGAACCAGTCCAGCCCCGTCGGACTCCAGCCGCCGAGCGCGGAGCACTGGTTCGGCACGACGAACATCGGGCAGGACGTCTTCGCGCAGGTCTACGCAGGAACCACGGGCTCCGTCGTGATCGGCGTGGTCGCCGGCGCGATCACCGTGGTGCTCTCGATGCTGTTCGGCATCGGCGGCGCGTTCCTCGGCGGGTTCTGGGACAACCTCTCGTCCCTCATCAGCAACGTGTTCCTCGTCATCCCCGGCCTCCCGCTGCTCATCATCGTGACCGACTACGTCGAGTCGCGTGACATCGTGGTGATCGCCGTCGTCATCGCCCTGGTGTCGTGGGCGGGCGCGGCCCGCGTCCTCCGCGCGCAGACCCTCTCGGTGCGCTCCCGGGACTACGTGGATGCTGCGCGCGTCGCCAGCGAGTCGAACTGGCGCATCATGCTGCGCGAGATCCTCCCCAACCTCATGCCGATCATCGCCAGCCAGTTCGTCTTCGGCGCCCTCGGCGCGATCCTCGCGGAGGCCGGGCTGTCCTTCCTGGGGCTCGGCGCGCCCGGCGGCAAGAGCTGGGGCAGCATCCTGTTCTTCGCCCAGAACGCCCAGGCGATCACCCTCGGCGCGTGGTGGTGGTTCGTCCCACCGGGGCTCTGCATCGCCATCCTCGGGGCCGCCCTCGGCCTGATCAACTTCTCGATCGATGAGCGCATCAACCCGCGGCTGCGGACGGCGGCCATCGCCAAGCGCTCCCGTACCGCCCCGAAGGGAGCAGCCGCATGA
- a CDS encoding GntR family transcriptional regulator: protein MTQPETLGRDAVAAIRPDYPEPLWIQVINLITHEIATGVLKPGSRLPPERELCQQLSISRVTLRKALSQLVEDGVLSASHGRGWYVAQAPAPGKDFPNNLESFTETANRMGLAASSTVLRAETKAATLDEAEELGVAPGTPLFHLERVRLLDEVPIAVDVTRLPATIAPSLESVDFATASFYEALADAGVEPFRADATIEAREAIGTVAEHLGLELGKPVLVMRQVAVDQSERPLFVSTITYAGERYRLRTHFARTR from the coding sequence CGCCATCCGGCCTGACTACCCCGAGCCCCTGTGGATCCAGGTGATCAACCTGATCACCCACGAGATCGCCACCGGCGTGCTGAAGCCGGGCTCACGTCTGCCACCGGAGCGCGAGCTGTGCCAGCAGCTGTCGATCTCGCGTGTGACGCTGCGCAAGGCGCTCAGCCAGCTGGTCGAGGACGGCGTGCTCAGCGCGTCGCACGGCCGTGGCTGGTACGTCGCCCAGGCGCCCGCGCCGGGCAAGGACTTCCCGAACAACCTCGAGTCGTTCACCGAGACCGCGAACCGGATGGGGCTGGCCGCGTCGTCCACCGTGCTGCGCGCTGAGACGAAGGCGGCGACGCTGGACGAGGCGGAGGAGCTGGGCGTGGCGCCCGGCACCCCGCTGTTCCACCTGGAGCGGGTCCGCCTGCTCGACGAGGTGCCGATCGCCGTCGACGTCACGCGGTTGCCGGCTACCATCGCCCCGTCGCTCGAATCGGTCGACTTCGCCACGGCATCCTTCTACGAGGCCCTCGCGGACGCCGGCGTCGAGCCGTTCCGCGCCGACGCGACGATCGAGGCGCGCGAGGCCATCGGAACGGTCGCCGAGCACCTGGGGCTGGAGCTCGGGAAGCCGGTGCTGGTCATGCGCCAGGTCGCCGTCGACCAGTCCGAGCGTCCGCTGTTCGTGTCGACGATCACGTACGCGGGCGAGCGCTACCGCCTGCGCACCCACTTCGCCCGCACGCGCTAG
- a CDS encoding ABC transporter ATP-binding protein → MTTLEALHLAKEYQIRGSGLRPHVLKAVDDVSLIVRPGESVALVGESGSGKSTIAKMLIRLVDPTAGDITLDGERIGSGRRATKRYRKRVQMVFQDPFSSLNPSLPIRHQLVRPLRIHGIVRTRAEEERELHRLLDSVNLGPAAEILAKYPHELSGGQRQRIAIARALAPQPEVLIADEPVSMLDVSIRLEILQLLDDLKKQRNLAVLYITHDLATARHFSTQIVVMRHGRVVERGPSSEVILNPIHPYTQLLVRAAPDPHSEAFDLDPERFRLSPDVLVTPDDPGPAQPGHWARAWADDAAVAELLATS, encoded by the coding sequence ATGACGACGCTCGAAGCGCTCCACCTGGCCAAGGAGTACCAGATCCGCGGGAGCGGCCTGCGCCCGCACGTCCTGAAGGCCGTCGACGACGTTTCACTGATCGTGCGTCCGGGCGAATCCGTCGCCCTGGTCGGCGAGTCGGGCAGCGGCAAGTCGACGATCGCCAAGATGCTCATCCGGCTGGTCGATCCGACGGCGGGCGACATCACGCTCGACGGGGAGCGCATCGGCTCCGGACGCCGCGCCACCAAGCGCTACCGCAAACGCGTCCAGATGGTGTTCCAGGACCCGTTCTCCTCCCTCAACCCGTCGCTCCCGATCCGCCACCAGCTGGTGCGGCCGCTGCGCATCCACGGCATCGTGCGCACCCGCGCGGAGGAGGAGAGGGAACTGCACCGGCTCCTCGACTCGGTGAACCTGGGGCCGGCGGCCGAGATCCTGGCGAAGTATCCGCACGAGCTCTCGGGCGGGCAGCGTCAGCGCATCGCCATCGCGCGAGCGCTCGCCCCGCAGCCGGAGGTGCTGATCGCCGACGAGCCGGTGTCGATGCTGGATGTGTCCATCCGGCTCGAGATCCTGCAACTCCTCGACGACCTCAAGAAGCAGCGGAACCTCGCCGTGCTCTACATCACGCACGACCTCGCGACCGCGCGGCACTTCTCGACGCAGATCGTGGTCATGCGCCACGGCCGGGTGGTCGAGCGCGGTCCGTCGAGCGAGGTCATCCTCAACCCCATCCATCCGTACACGCAGCTGCTGGTGCGGGCGGCGCCGGACCCGCACTCCGAGGCCTTCGACCTCGACCCCGAGCGCTTCCGCCTCTCCCCCGACGTGCTGGTGACGCCCGACGATCCGGGCCCCGCGCAGCCGGGTCACTGGGCGCGTGCGTGGGCGGACGACGCCGCCGTCGCGGAGCTCCTCGCCACCTCCTGA
- a CDS encoding ABC transporter substrate-binding protein has protein sequence MRPRKSMKMRVAAALATVAAATLIITGCAGSGASSSSRYLNVYSGNPGNLTDNFNPFVADVAYGANGAVLGAVYEPLFYFNSAKNEKPQPWLGTEYTVSPDGLTYTVTLRDGVQWQDGKPFTAADVAYTYNLLEKKPELNLYGLKIAEAKAVDDTHVTITLSQPDYPNEYRLLGLTFIVPEHIWSSISDPAKTTNQKPIGTGAFDFGQFTPQSVTLTANKDYYQKGQPAIPGIRLVTSTGNAAALNSLNAGQIDWAGIALQDVQKSFVDKDKKYNKYTSIPADIKVLMPNLSKAPFDDLAFRQALSLSIDRDAIIKQAFGGTDTPANPTSLLQPRDEAYIPADYTGKTLDQDVDKAKKILTDAGYSYDGSGNLIGKDGQPVKFKITTVTGYTDTITANQLLVQDFQKIGVQATPEELSLGAYSTARQNGSFDLLDDRIPTGPNPFQQFSDSLDSAKTAPVGKPANANFVRFQDPKVDQLIAQAGGTNDPAQLTSAYQALGTYFAENQPYIILSQNGAVTTYRDQYFTGMPTPDNLWATPSNWLSGNIGYIAKSLKPVK, from the coding sequence GTGCGACCACGCAAGTCGATGAAGATGCGAGTGGCTGCGGCTCTCGCGACGGTGGCGGCGGCCACGCTGATCATCACGGGATGCGCCGGCAGCGGCGCGTCCAGCAGCTCCCGCTACCTGAACGTGTACTCCGGCAACCCCGGCAACCTGACTGACAACTTCAACCCGTTCGTCGCCGACGTCGCCTACGGCGCGAACGGCGCCGTGCTCGGCGCGGTCTACGAGCCGCTCTTCTACTTCAACTCCGCCAAGAACGAGAAGCCGCAGCCGTGGCTCGGCACCGAGTACACCGTCTCGCCGGACGGCCTCACCTACACCGTGACCCTGCGCGACGGCGTGCAGTGGCAGGACGGCAAGCCGTTCACCGCGGCCGACGTCGCCTACACGTACAACCTGCTTGAGAAGAAGCCGGAGCTGAACCTCTACGGCCTCAAGATCGCCGAGGCGAAGGCCGTCGACGACACCCACGTCACCATCACGCTCAGCCAGCCGGACTACCCCAACGAGTACCGCCTGCTCGGCCTCACCTTCATCGTGCCGGAGCACATCTGGTCGTCCATCTCCGACCCGGCGAAGACCACCAACCAGAAGCCGATCGGCACCGGAGCCTTCGACTTCGGGCAGTTCACCCCGCAGTCGGTGACCCTCACGGCCAACAAGGACTACTACCAGAAGGGACAGCCGGCGATCCCCGGCATCCGGCTGGTCACGTCCACCGGCAACGCCGCGGCGCTCAACTCGCTCAACGCGGGCCAGATCGACTGGGCCGGCATCGCGCTGCAGGATGTGCAGAAGTCGTTCGTCGACAAGGACAAGAAGTACAACAAGTACACGTCCATCCCCGCCGACATCAAGGTGCTGATGCCGAACCTCAGCAAGGCGCCCTTCGACGACCTCGCCTTCCGTCAGGCGCTCAGCCTCTCGATCGACCGCGACGCGATCATCAAGCAGGCGTTCGGAGGGACCGACACCCCGGCCAACCCGACGAGCCTCCTGCAGCCGCGGGACGAGGCCTACATCCCGGCCGACTACACGGGCAAGACGCTCGACCAGGATGTGGACAAGGCCAAGAAGATCCTCACCGACGCCGGCTACTCGTACGACGGCTCGGGCAACCTGATCGGCAAGGACGGCCAGCCGGTGAAGTTCAAGATCACCACTGTCACGGGCTACACCGACACGATCACCGCCAACCAGCTGCTGGTGCAGGACTTCCAGAAGATCGGCGTTCAGGCGACCCCGGAGGAGCTGTCGCTCGGCGCCTACTCCACCGCTCGCCAGAACGGCTCGTTCGACCTCCTGGACGACCGCATCCCGACCGGCCCGAACCCCTTCCAGCAGTTCAGCGACAGCCTGGACTCGGCCAAGACGGCACCGGTCGGCAAGCCGGCCAACGCCAACTTCGTGCGCTTCCAGGACCCGAAGGTCGACCAGCTGATCGCGCAGGCGGGCGGCACCAACGACCCGGCTCAGCTGACCAGCGCCTACCAGGCGCTCGGCACCTACTTCGCCGAGAACCAGCCGTACATCATCCTCAGCCAGAACGGCGCGGTGACCACCTACCGCGACCAGTACTTCACCGGGATGCCCACGCCCGACAACCTGTGGGCGACCCCGTCCAACTGGCTGTCCGGCAACATCGGCTACATCGCCAAGTCGCTGAAGCCCGTCAAGTGA
- a CDS encoding ABC transporter permease, which yields MRYYLNKLGFYLIAGWIAITLNFLLPRLVKGSPVDVILAKTQGVAPMPPEARHALELQFGVSHEPLIVQYGQYLHNIFTGQFGLSVSYYPTPAIDVVMQALPWTLALVGLATVISYVIGVVFGSWLGWRRGSWTDAILPASTFFSAIPYFWLALVLVYVFGSILHWFPVSGGYDLNIVPGFTPEFIGSVIIYGALPAITIILASVSGQLLGTRNMMVSTMAEDYVVTARAKGLRPGRVFGSYAMRNALLPSVAGFAMSLGFIVNGSVVTESVFGYPGVGFTLLTAVQNNDYPLMQALFLIITLAVLGANLVVDLVYGFIDPRTRLAN from the coding sequence ATGCGCTACTACCTCAACAAGCTCGGCTTCTACCTGATCGCAGGCTGGATCGCGATCACCCTCAACTTCCTGCTCCCCCGGCTGGTCAAAGGCAGCCCGGTGGACGTCATCCTCGCCAAGACGCAGGGTGTCGCCCCGATGCCCCCGGAAGCCCGGCACGCCCTCGAACTGCAGTTCGGGGTCTCGCACGAGCCGCTCATCGTCCAGTACGGGCAGTACCTGCACAACATCTTCACCGGCCAGTTCGGCCTCTCGGTCAGCTATTACCCGACCCCGGCGATCGACGTCGTCATGCAGGCGCTCCCGTGGACGCTCGCGCTCGTCGGCCTCGCGACCGTCATCAGCTACGTGATCGGCGTCGTCTTCGGCTCGTGGCTCGGCTGGCGTCGCGGCAGCTGGACCGACGCGATCCTCCCCGCCTCCACCTTCTTCTCGGCGATCCCCTACTTCTGGCTCGCCCTCGTGCTCGTCTACGTGTTCGGCTCGATCCTGCACTGGTTCCCGGTCAGCGGCGGCTACGACCTCAACATCGTGCCGGGATTCACACCGGAGTTCATCGGCTCCGTCATCATCTACGGCGCCCTCCCGGCGATCACGATCATCCTCGCGTCCGTCTCGGGCCAGCTGCTGGGCACCCGCAACATGATGGTGTCGACGATGGCGGAGGACTACGTGGTCACCGCGCGGGCGAAAGGGCTGCGACCGGGACGGGTCTTCGGCTCGTACGCCATGCGGAACGCCCTGCTCCCCAGCGTCGCCGGGTTCGCGATGTCCCTCGGCTTCATCGTCAACGGATCGGTGGTCACCGAGAGCGTGTTCGGGTACCCGGGCGTCGGCTTCACCCTGCTGACCGCCGTGCAGAACAACGACTACCCGCTGATGCAGGCGCTGTTCCTCATCATCACCCTGGCCGTCCTCGGAGCGAACCTGGTCGTCGACCTCGTCTATGGCTTCATCGACCCGCGCACGCGGCTGGCGAACTAG